In Hypomesus transpacificus isolate Combined female chromosome 4, fHypTra1, whole genome shotgun sequence, the following are encoded in one genomic region:
- the LOC124467170 gene encoding probable thiopurine S-methyltransferase isoform X2 yields MSSYKKIVSSFIKRWCQTNNMLAAQADRVMVLGEWEERWQEDKIGFHKPNINPMLESNIDKVLAGRKEVCFFFPLCGKALDMKWLSDMGHSVVGVEIAEKAIKQFFEESNMTYSEEEVPVIPGAKVYKSSEGNISLYQCDLFNFSSSVAGQFGGIWDRGSLVAINPADREKYAALIMSLMAKDCRYLLDTLIYNPELYKGPPFMVPNEQVQSLFGASCDIELLQSVDALTDRYKSWGLDSLTETVHLISPKTK; encoded by the exons ATGAGTTCTTATAAAAAGATTGTGTCGTCGTTTATTAAACG ttggtGTCAGACAAACAACATGCTGGCTGCGCAGGCGGATCGTGTGATGGTGTTGGGAGAATGGGAGGAACGCTGGCAGGAAGACAAGATCGGTTTCCATAAGCCCAACATAAACCC GATGCTGGAAAGCAACATCGACAAAGTTTTGGCAGGACGAAAAGAAGTTTGCTTCTTCTTTCCACTGTGTGGGAAAGCTTTAGATATGAAATG GCTGTCTGACATGGGACACTCAGTGGTCGGGGTGGAGATAGCAGAAAAGGCCATCAAACAGTTCTTTGAGGAGAGCAATATGACTTACAGTGAGGAGGAGGTCCCTGTCATACCTGGAGCTAAGGTCTACAAG AGCTCAGAGGGGAACATTTCCTTGTACCAGTGTGATCTGTTCAACTTCTCCAGTTCAGTCGCAGGCCAGTTTGGAGGCATCTGGGACCGAGGTTCGCTAGTTGCCATCAAccctgcagacagagagaa GTATGCTGCTCTCATCATGTCTTTAATGGCCAAAGATTGTAGATACCTCCTGGATACTTTGATCTACAATCCAGAACTATACAAAG GCCCTCCATTTATGGTGCCTAATGAGCAGGTGCAAAGTCTATTTG GAGCAAGCTGTGATATAGAGCTGCTGCAGTCTGTAGATGCTCTGACAGACAGATACAAAAGCTGGGGGCTAGACTCCCTCACTGAGACGGTCCACCTCATCTCACCCAAGACAAAGTGA
- the LOC124467170 gene encoding probable thiopurine S-methyltransferase isoform X1, with the protein MISQRNCIMVVGVSFIFCVVVSWCQTNNMLAAQADRVMVLGEWEERWQEDKIGFHKPNINPMLESNIDKVLAGRKEVCFFFPLCGKALDMKWLSDMGHSVVGVEIAEKAIKQFFEESNMTYSEEEVPVIPGAKVYKSSEGNISLYQCDLFNFSSSVAGQFGGIWDRGSLVAINPADREKYAALIMSLMAKDCRYLLDTLIYNPELYKGPPFMVPNEQVQSLFGASCDIELLQSVDALTDRYKSWGLDSLTETVHLISPKTK; encoded by the exons ATGATTTCCCAGCGCAATTGCATAATGGTCGTCGGTGTTTCATTTATATTCTGCGTGGTGGTGAG ttggtGTCAGACAAACAACATGCTGGCTGCGCAGGCGGATCGTGTGATGGTGTTGGGAGAATGGGAGGAACGCTGGCAGGAAGACAAGATCGGTTTCCATAAGCCCAACATAAACCC GATGCTGGAAAGCAACATCGACAAAGTTTTGGCAGGACGAAAAGAAGTTTGCTTCTTCTTTCCACTGTGTGGGAAAGCTTTAGATATGAAATG GCTGTCTGACATGGGACACTCAGTGGTCGGGGTGGAGATAGCAGAAAAGGCCATCAAACAGTTCTTTGAGGAGAGCAATATGACTTACAGTGAGGAGGAGGTCCCTGTCATACCTGGAGCTAAGGTCTACAAG AGCTCAGAGGGGAACATTTCCTTGTACCAGTGTGATCTGTTCAACTTCTCCAGTTCAGTCGCAGGCCAGTTTGGAGGCATCTGGGACCGAGGTTCGCTAGTTGCCATCAAccctgcagacagagagaa GTATGCTGCTCTCATCATGTCTTTAATGGCCAAAGATTGTAGATACCTCCTGGATACTTTGATCTACAATCCAGAACTATACAAAG GCCCTCCATTTATGGTGCCTAATGAGCAGGTGCAAAGTCTATTTG GAGCAAGCTGTGATATAGAGCTGCTGCAGTCTGTAGATGCTCTGACAGACAGATACAAAAGCTGGGGGCTAGACTCCCTCACTGAGACGGTCCACCTCATCTCACCCAAGACAAAGTGA
- the LOC124467255 gene encoding probable thiopurine S-methyltransferase isoform X1, with translation MAVQAHRVKAVGEWEDLWREGKTSFHQPDVHKMLESHIDKVVNGRKRVRFFFPLCGKAVDMKWLADMGHSVVGVDVVETAIKQFFEEQSMSFSEEAVPAVPGAKVYKSIDGGISLYHCDIYKLSSSILGQFGGIWDRGSLVAINPGDRKKYASLMTSLMDTGCRYLLDTFFYNPDLFKGPPFFVSDEELETLFAEKCDVELLQSCDELPRLDWSTGVFIERVHLLTPKA, from the exons ATGGCGGTGCAAGCACACAGAGTCAAGGCTGTGGGAGAATGGGAGGAtctgtggagagagggaaagaccaGCTTCCACCAGCCTGATGTCCACAA GATGCTGGAGAGTCATATTGACAAGGTTGTCAACGGACGAAAGAGAGTGCGATTCTTCTTCCCTCTGTGCGGAAAAGCAGTAGATATGAAGTG GTTGGCCGATATGGGTCATTCAGTGGTTGGAGTGGACGTGGTTGAGACGGCTATTAAGCAGTTCTTTGAAGAGCAGAGTATGAGCTTCAGTGAAGAAGCGGTCCCAGCTGTCCCTGGTGCAAAGGTTTACAAG AGTATAGATGGAGGGATATCACTGTACCACTGTGACATATATAAACTCTCCAG TTCCATATTGGGCCAGTTCGGAGGAATCTGGGACAGAGGTTCCTTGGTGGCCATCAACCCGGGAGACAGAAAAAA GTATGCTTCCCTGATGACGTCACTAATGGACACAGGCTGCCGTTACCTCCTGGACACCTTTTTTTACAACCCAGATTTATTCAAGG GCCCACCTTTCTTTGTCTCGGATGAGGAGTTAGAGACACTATTTG CAGAGAAATGTGATGTGGAGTTGCTGCAGTCTTGCGATGAACTCCCTCGCCTCGACTGGAGCACGGGTGTATTCATAGAGAGAGTTCATTTACTAACTCCAAAAGCCTAA
- the LOC124467255 gene encoding probable thiopurine S-methyltransferase isoform X2, which yields MAVQAHRVKAVGEWEDLWREGKTSFHQPDVHKMLESHIDKVVNGRKRVRFFFPLCGKAVDMKWLADMGHSVVGVDVVETAIKQFFEEQSMSFSEEAVPAVPGAKVYKSIDGGISLYHCDIYKLSSSILGQFGGIWDRGSLVAINPGDRKKYASLMTSLMDTGCRYLLDTFFYNPDLFKGPPFFVSDEELETLFEKCDVELLQSCDELPRLDWSTGVFIERVHLLTPKA from the exons ATGGCGGTGCAAGCACACAGAGTCAAGGCTGTGGGAGAATGGGAGGAtctgtggagagagggaaagaccaGCTTCCACCAGCCTGATGTCCACAA GATGCTGGAGAGTCATATTGACAAGGTTGTCAACGGACGAAAGAGAGTGCGATTCTTCTTCCCTCTGTGCGGAAAAGCAGTAGATATGAAGTG GTTGGCCGATATGGGTCATTCAGTGGTTGGAGTGGACGTGGTTGAGACGGCTATTAAGCAGTTCTTTGAAGAGCAGAGTATGAGCTTCAGTGAAGAAGCGGTCCCAGCTGTCCCTGGTGCAAAGGTTTACAAG AGTATAGATGGAGGGATATCACTGTACCACTGTGACATATATAAACTCTCCAG TTCCATATTGGGCCAGTTCGGAGGAATCTGGGACAGAGGTTCCTTGGTGGCCATCAACCCGGGAGACAGAAAAAA GTATGCTTCCCTGATGACGTCACTAATGGACACAGGCTGCCGTTACCTCCTGGACACCTTTTTTTACAACCCAGATTTATTCAAGG GCCCACCTTTCTTTGTCTCGGATGAGGAGTTAGAGACACTATTTG AGAAATGTGATGTGGAGTTGCTGCAGTCTTGCGATGAACTCCCTCGCCTCGACTGGAGCACGGGTGTATTCATAGAGAGAGTTCATTTACTAACTCCAAAAGCCTAA
- the LOC124467344 gene encoding protein phosphatase 1 regulatory subunit 36 encodes MPKPQNEMISTVPPPGRWDWNDETQTLEFTSFHTSVEVKEKRKKTKTVNAKRSERSAQCSTQGKSRKTAGPAQLNAYKSSLKRGHKDCVTIEDVKQVALNLLQEDDALTIPLCFLTVMKSRKLDEFLAALLLYLSCYFEKKTLDQKPKPLMAEQSITEKQVMAEASARVQLAQKQLAYCYSSLVLGLGLSQEHHMACGRNRVSSTYRDRQLYECLYSFFCYVAWVTFGRRDLRGIQQEVGRLLRSDTFNPARRTRQEDPGESRDHDSLSFPNLSGPTAKEGQAEVKDQGHPSPALEQRKSRRRPALSSMMTQRSPVLVSLLPLPREEAPHLFVRSRLHDQQSDTPCDTEALLKQLNQKLADISFGILGKPLSQFSCTTLMPQGANTEDEEDDEDDDEEGSVHVGSSKTSSMPKRAASTAVDKRGSASRANTGVSRATTEGVSSDTE; translated from the exons ATGCCGAAACCTCAAAACGAAATG ATATCCACGGTACCTCCACCGGGTCGCTGGGATTGGAATGACGAAACTCAAACTCTCGAATTTACAAG TTTTCACACATCAGTAGAAGtcaaagagaaaagaaaaaagaccaAAACGGTAAATGCGAAACGTTCAGAAAG GTCAGCGCAGTGCTCCACACAAGGCAAAAGTAGGAAAACCGCGGGTCCTGCTCAACTAAATGCCTACAAGTCCTCTTTGAAACGAGGCCACAAAGACTGTGTGACCATCGAAGATGTCAAAC AGGTGGCACTCAATCTGCTACAGGAGGATGATGCTCTCACCATTCCACTGTGCTTCCTAACTGTGATGAA GAGCAGAAAACTAGATGAGTTCCTGGCTGCTTTGCTGCTCTACCTGTCCTGTTATTTTGAGAAGAAAACCCTGGACCAGAAACCAAAGCCCCTCATGGC GGAGCAGAGCATCACGGAGAAGCAGGTCATGGCGGAAGCCTCAGCCAGGGTGCAGCTGGCTCAGAAGCAGCTGGCCTACTGCTACTCcagcctggtgctgggtctgggcctCTCCCAGGAGCACCACATGGCCTGTGGCAG GAATCGAGTGTCGTCGACCTACAGGGACCGGCAGCTGTACGAG TGTCTGTACAGCTTCTTCTGCTACGTGGCGTGGGTGACGTTCGGCCGGAGGGACCTCAGAGGGATCCAGCAGGAGGTGGGCCGCCTGCTGCGTTCAGACACCTTCAACCCTGCCCGGAGGACCAGGCAGGAGGACCCAGGGGAATCCCGTGACCAcgactccctctctttccccaacTTGTCCGGTCCAACTGCCAAGGAGGGCCAGGCGGAGGTCAAAGACCAAGGACATCCCAGCCCTGCCCTTGAACAACG GAAGTCCCGGCGGCGGCCAGCCCTGAGCAGCATGATGACCCAGCGTTCCCCGGTCTTGGTGTCCTTGCTGCCCTTGCCACGCGAGGAGGCGCCCCACCTGTTTGTCCGCAGTCGGCTCCACGATCAGCAGAGCGACACGCCATGCGACACAGAGGCGCTGCTGAAGCAGCTCAACCAGAAGCTGGCCGACATCAG CTTTGGCATCCTTGGGAAGCCCTTAAGCCAGTTCAGCTGCACCACACTGATGCCCCAGGGGGCCAACACAGAAGAcgaggaggatgatgaagatgatgatgaagaggggAGCGTCCACGTTGGGAGCAGCAAGACCTCCTCCATGCCCAAAAGAGCCGCGTCGACTGCCGTGGACAAGCGTGGCAGTGCCAGCCGCGCCAACACGGGGGTGTCACGTGCCACCACGGAGGGCGTGTCCTCAGACACAGAgtaa